A genomic segment from Micromonospora echinaurantiaca encodes:
- the holA gene encoding DNA polymerase III subunit delta gives MGGVTASLPPILLVLGDEELLATRAVSEAVARARSVDPDVDVREYQAGSLTAGEIAEMLSPSLFGGRRVLVLRSGQDARKDLVTALLAYVKNPDPEVQLVVLHLGGAKGKAFADGLKAAGATVVPAAKLKGHRDRVAFVRDEIRRAGGKCTEDAAEALIAAVGNDLRELAAACSQLMADTDGRIGADTVARYYRGRVEVTGFTVADAAMVGDLPGALEALRWALHVGVDPVPIADAIADGVRTVARVAAAGRGDPYQLASTLGMPAWKIRGAQQRARGWTPEGLVQAMQAAAECNAAVKGGADDRAYALERAVFSVAAARQGGAR, from the coding sequence ATGGGCGGCGTGACCGCCAGCCTCCCGCCCATTCTGCTCGTCCTCGGCGACGAAGAGCTGCTCGCCACGCGGGCGGTGTCCGAAGCCGTCGCCCGGGCCCGCAGTGTGGACCCCGACGTGGACGTCCGGGAGTACCAGGCCGGCTCGCTGACCGCCGGCGAGATCGCCGAGATGCTCAGCCCGTCCCTGTTCGGCGGCCGGCGGGTGCTGGTCCTCCGGTCCGGTCAGGACGCCCGCAAGGATCTGGTCACCGCGCTGCTGGCGTACGTGAAGAACCCCGACCCGGAGGTCCAGCTCGTCGTGCTGCACCTCGGCGGCGCCAAGGGCAAGGCGTTCGCCGACGGACTCAAGGCGGCCGGCGCCACGGTCGTGCCGGCGGCCAAGCTCAAGGGCCACCGGGACCGGGTGGCCTTCGTCCGCGACGAGATCCGCCGCGCCGGCGGCAAGTGCACCGAGGACGCCGCCGAGGCGCTCATCGCGGCGGTCGGCAACGACCTGCGCGAGCTGGCCGCCGCCTGCTCCCAGCTGATGGCCGACACCGACGGCCGGATCGGCGCCGACACCGTGGCGCGCTACTACCGGGGCCGGGTCGAGGTGACCGGCTTCACCGTGGCCGACGCCGCGATGGTGGGCGACCTGCCGGGGGCGCTGGAGGCGTTGCGCTGGGCGCTGCACGTGGGGGTCGACCCGGTGCCGATCGCCGACGCGATCGCCGACGGCGTGCGTACCGTGGCCCGGGTCGCGGCGGCCGGGCGGGGTGACCCGTACCAGTTGGCGAGCACCCTCGGCATGCCGGCCTGGAAGATCCGCGGCGCCCAGCAGCGGGCCCGCGGCTGGACGCCCGAGGGGCTCGTGCAGGCCATGCAGGCCGCCGCCGAGTGCAACGCCGCCGTCAAGGGTGGCGCGGACGACCGGGCGTACGCCCTGGAGCGGGCCGTCTTCTCGGTGGCGGCCGCCCGGCAGGGTGGCGCCCGGTGA
- a CDS encoding DUF4240 domain-containing protein encodes MRTDDFWQLIDRARAGGGGEPGAVAARAVALLAEREPADIVGYARHQQRVLAASYRVDLWGAAYLINGGASDDGFEYFRGWLMTQGREVFARAVAEPDSLAELPQVRAASLSGEEFECEEMLSVPWDAYRKATATDLPADRDPVPVPDLNDFWDFDDEEEARRRLPKLAALFVEPPAE; translated from the coding sequence ATGAGGACCGACGACTTCTGGCAGTTGATCGACCGGGCCCGGGCCGGCGGCGGGGGCGAGCCGGGCGCGGTGGCCGCGCGGGCGGTGGCGCTGCTCGCCGAGCGCGAGCCGGCCGACATCGTCGGCTACGCCCGCCACCAGCAGCGGGTGCTCGCCGCGTCCTACCGGGTGGACCTCTGGGGTGCGGCCTACCTGATCAACGGGGGCGCCTCGGACGACGGCTTCGAGTACTTCCGGGGCTGGCTGATGACCCAGGGCCGGGAGGTCTTCGCCCGGGCGGTGGCCGAGCCGGACTCGCTGGCCGAGCTGCCGCAGGTGCGGGCCGCCTCGCTCAGCGGCGAGGAGTTCGAGTGCGAGGAGATGCTCTCGGTCCCCTGGGACGCGTACCGCAAGGCGACCGCGACCGACCTGCCGGCCGACCGCGACCCGGTGCCGGTGCCGGACCTCAACGACTTCTGGGACTTCGACGACGAGGAGGAGGCCCGCCGCCGGCTGCCGAAGCTCGCCGCGCTCTTCGTCGAGCCGCCCGCCGAGTGA
- a CDS encoding GlsB/YeaQ/YmgE family stress response membrane protein: protein MELTVWGIITALVVGLIVGALGRLAVPGRQNMPMWLHMLIGVGAALLGTVLARAMGIATETAGIDWGELLVQVVLAAIAVALVAGVGRRRSVTHR, encoded by the coding sequence GTGGAGCTCACCGTTTGGGGCATCATCACCGCGCTCGTTGTCGGTCTCATCGTCGGCGCTCTGGGCCGCCTGGCCGTGCCGGGCCGCCAGAACATGCCGATGTGGCTGCACATGCTGATCGGCGTGGGCGCCGCGCTGCTCGGCACGGTGCTCGCCCGGGCCATGGGCATCGCCACCGAGACCGCCGGCATCGACTGGGGCGAGCTGCTCGTCCAGGTCGTACTGGCCGCCATCGCCGTGGCCCTGGTGGCCGGGGTGGGCCGGCGCCGCAGCGTCACCCACCGGTAA
- a CDS encoding GlsB/YeaQ/YmgE family stress response membrane protein: MELTVWGIITALIVGLIVGALGRLVVPGRQNMPIWLHMLIGVGAALLGTVIARASGFADTAGIDWRELLLQVLLAAVAVALVAGAGRRRGVTHR; encoded by the coding sequence GTGGAGCTGACCGTCTGGGGCATCATCACTGCGCTCATCGTTGGTCTGATCGTCGGCGCTCTGGGCCGGCTGGTCGTGCCGGGCCGGCAGAACATGCCGATCTGGCTGCACATGCTGATCGGCGTCGGCGCCGCACTGCTCGGTACGGTGATCGCCCGCGCCTCGGGCTTCGCCGACACCGCCGGGATCGACTGGCGTGAGCTGCTGCTGCAGGTCCTGCTGGCCGCGGTCGCCGTGGCCCTGGTGGCCGGGGCGGGCCGTCGCCGGGGTGTCACCCACCGGTAA
- a CDS encoding helix-turn-helix transcriptional regulator gives MRLVALSDIADMLGGVSRTRATEITNRATFPAPIDTVASGKVRVWDRADVEAWIRKYRPNQAPDES, from the coding sequence GTGCGACTGGTGGCCCTCTCCGACATCGCGGACATGCTCGGTGGCGTGTCGCGCACCAGGGCCACGGAGATCACGAACCGGGCCACCTTCCCGGCGCCGATCGACACGGTGGCCAGTGGCAAGGTCCGGGTGTGGGACCGCGCGGACGTGGAAGCGTGGATCAGGAAGTACCGGCCGAACCAAGCGCCGGACGAGAGTTGA
- a CDS encoding phosphotransferase family protein translates to MPPPSLPPVSYDATALRPEWADLPAGLRAALADRLGAPVVAVRVAGAGFTRGFAGVLRTADGGRAFVKAAPAAGQPHLVDWYGREAAILDRLPAGLPAPRPRWTVRAEGWFAVGQEAIDGRTPGLPWRPAELAATLAGYAQLAAALADPPAELVALGLPQLADLAREDILWWGEVAAGREPPPPLPGPVRDRLPELVALESRLPGYAAGAPGLIHGDLRLDNVLVDPAGRAWFCDWTWLCHGPAWFDLVTLLISGYASGLDADALFAGHPAAAGAPPDVLDVTLAALAGFFLTSAAAAPPTASAHLRVHQRWSGEQALDWLAHRQGWT, encoded by the coding sequence GTGCCCCCGCCGTCGCTGCCCCCGGTGTCGTACGACGCGACGGCCCTGCGGCCGGAGTGGGCCGACCTGCCGGCCGGGCTGCGGGCGGCGCTGGCCGACCGGTTGGGTGCCCCGGTGGTCGCGGTCCGGGTCGCCGGCGCCGGCTTCACCCGCGGCTTCGCCGGTGTGCTCCGCACCGCCGACGGCGGCCGGGCGTTCGTCAAGGCCGCGCCCGCCGCCGGGCAACCGCACCTGGTCGACTGGTACGGCCGGGAGGCGGCGATCCTCGATCGGCTGCCCGCCGGGCTGCCGGCGCCCCGCCCGCGCTGGACGGTGCGCGCGGAAGGCTGGTTCGCGGTCGGCCAGGAGGCCATCGACGGCCGTACGCCCGGGCTGCCCTGGCGACCGGCCGAGCTGGCCGCCACCCTGGCCGGGTACGCCCAGCTCGCCGCCGCGCTGGCCGACCCGCCGGCCGAGCTGGTCGCCCTGGGGCTGCCCCAGCTCGCCGACCTGGCCCGGGAGGACATCCTCTGGTGGGGCGAGGTGGCCGCCGGCCGCGAGCCACCGCCGCCGCTGCCCGGCCCGGTCCGGGACCGGCTGCCCGAGCTGGTGGCCCTGGAGTCCCGCCTGCCCGGGTACGCCGCCGGCGCGCCCGGGTTGATCCACGGCGACCTGCGGCTGGACAACGTGCTCGTCGACCCCGCCGGCCGGGCCTGGTTCTGCGACTGGACCTGGCTCTGCCACGGCCCGGCCTGGTTCGACCTGGTCACCCTGCTGATCAGCGGGTACGCCAGCGGGCTGGACGCGGACGCCCTCTTCGCCGGCCACCCGGCCGCCGCCGGCGCTCCGCCGGACGTGCTGGACGTCACCCTGGCCGCGCTGGCCGGCTTCTTCCTCACCTCCGCGGCTGCGGCCCCGCCGACCGCCTCGGCCCACCTGCGGGTCCACCAGCGGTGGAGCGGCGAGCAGGCGCTCGACTGGCTCGCCCACCGCCAGGGCTGGACGTGA
- a CDS encoding DUF4240 domain-containing protein, with protein MIATDDFWALIEASAAATDDPDARLAWLTDRLAERPTDDVVDFALRLDEARARVDTWSLWGAALRVCGGLCSDDGFHYFQAWLVGLGRETFERVVADPDALADVPQVRRLAGRPNRDWADHEWPDWEALDYVAERAYERITGDEDGLERALAARGRDVSMSPDPQDEEWALEDRAEFARRFPRLAERFPLPDRQPWSVWETARP; from the coding sequence GTGATCGCCACCGACGACTTCTGGGCGCTGATCGAGGCGTCCGCCGCCGCGACCGACGACCCGGACGCCCGGCTGGCCTGGCTCACCGACCGGCTGGCCGAGCGACCCACCGACGACGTGGTCGACTTCGCGCTCCGGCTCGACGAGGCCCGGGCCCGGGTCGACACCTGGTCGCTGTGGGGCGCCGCGCTGCGCGTCTGCGGCGGGCTCTGCTCCGACGACGGCTTCCACTACTTCCAGGCCTGGCTGGTGGGGCTGGGCCGGGAGACGTTCGAGCGGGTGGTCGCCGATCCGGACGCGCTCGCCGACGTGCCGCAGGTCCGTCGGCTGGCCGGCCGGCCGAACCGGGACTGGGCCGACCACGAGTGGCCCGACTGGGAGGCGCTCGACTACGTCGCCGAGCGGGCGTACGAGCGGATCACCGGCGACGAGGACGGCCTGGAGCGGGCGCTGGCGGCACGCGGGCGGGACGTGAGCATGTCGCCCGACCCGCAGGACGAGGAATGGGCGCTGGAGGATCGGGCGGAGTTCGCCCGGCGCTTTCCCCGGCTCGCCGAGCGCTTCCCGCTGCCCGACCGGCAGCCGTGGTCGGTCTGGGAGACTGCCAGGCCATGA
- the rpsT gene encoding 30S ribosomal protein S20, translating into MANIKSQIKRNRQNEKRRLRNKSVKSSLKTAIRKFHEAAEAGDVEKATVLMRDAARKLDKAASKGVIHTNQAANRKSAIAKRVVSLSA; encoded by the coding sequence GTGGCGAACATCAAGTCCCAGATCAAGCGCAACCGGCAGAACGAGAAGCGCCGGCTGCGTAACAAGTCGGTCAAGTCGTCGCTGAAGACCGCCATCCGCAAGTTCCACGAGGCCGCCGAGGCCGGCGACGTGGAGAAGGCCACCGTCCTCATGCGCGACGCTGCTCGCAAGCTGGACAAGGCCGCCAGCAAGGGCGTGATCCACACCAACCAGGCCGCGAACCGCAAGTCCGCGATCGCCAAGCGCGTGGTGTCGCTCTCCGCCTGA
- a CDS encoding ComEA family DNA-binding protein, translating to MSNDEEAVVRQRLRRLLPATAADDAAAPPAGPSMAGIVADLPDLSHTVTAPWPFAGAPPGPGPDRAGGRSPAVDDGPLSGLGHVPIRAALSSRSASSVPDPEPVMVGSAGEDAPSSRLPGPGVFDPGRRGVRVLAVVAVLVVLGAGFWAWRSRPRAEPVVPVATAAPAGPLSSSFAEPVASPAGELVVAVAGKVRRPGLVRVPAGARVADAVEAAGGALPGVDVALLNPARKVTDGELIVVGVPAPPNQAGAPGGPGTDAAPGGRVNLNTATLAQLDSLPGVGPVLAQRILDHREQHGGFRSVGDLRQVDGIGDARYEQLKDLVTV from the coding sequence GTGTCCAATGACGAGGAGGCGGTGGTGCGGCAGCGCCTTCGGCGCCTGCTGCCCGCCACGGCTGCCGATGACGCGGCTGCGCCCCCTGCTGGGCCGTCCATGGCCGGGATCGTGGCCGATTTGCCCGACCTGTCGCACACCGTCACCGCGCCGTGGCCGTTCGCCGGCGCGCCGCCGGGGCCGGGACCGGACCGGGCTGGCGGACGTTCTCCCGCTGTCGACGACGGTCCGCTGTCCGGACTCGGCCACGTGCCGATCCGGGCGGCGCTGTCGTCGCGCTCTGCCTCGTCGGTGCCCGATCCCGAGCCGGTAATGGTGGGCAGCGCGGGGGAGGATGCGCCGTCGTCCCGCTTGCCCGGCCCCGGGGTCTTCGACCCGGGGCGGCGGGGCGTGCGGGTGCTGGCCGTGGTCGCCGTGCTGGTGGTGCTCGGTGCCGGCTTCTGGGCCTGGCGGTCCCGGCCACGGGCCGAGCCGGTCGTCCCGGTGGCCACCGCGGCGCCGGCCGGGCCGCTCAGCTCGTCGTTCGCCGAACCGGTGGCGTCGCCGGCCGGCGAGCTGGTGGTGGCCGTGGCCGGCAAGGTACGCCGACCGGGGCTGGTCCGGGTGCCGGCCGGTGCCCGGGTCGCCGACGCCGTCGAGGCGGCCGGCGGGGCGTTGCCCGGCGTGGACGTGGCCCTGCTCAACCCGGCCCGCAAGGTCACCGACGGCGAGCTGATCGTGGTCGGCGTACCGGCGCCGCCGAACCAGGCGGGCGCGCCGGGCGGGCCCGGGACCGACGCGGCACCCGGCGGTCGGGTCAACCTGAACACCGCGACGCTGGCGCAGCTCGACTCGCTGCCCGGGGTCGGGCCAGTGCTCGCCCAACGCATCCTCGACCACCGCGAGCAGCACGGCGGGTTCCGGTCCGTCGGCGACCTGCGCCAGGTGGACGGCATCGGCGACGCCCGGTACGAGCAGCTCAAGGACCTGGTGACGGTGTGA
- a CDS encoding ComEC/Rec2 family competence protein — translation MTGGDRAAGPDLRLAGLAVAAWLAALAGLHLTAVGTLLLAAGAATLAVLGALRLLGVLGQPTVRLRRYGWIAVAVLIGVVCGASATAARLAVRDAGPVRALVDERASVTAELVVRDDPRPVRGGATGRPAMLLVAAELVGVTGPDGRRVVAPVRVLVLTTDPGWRGLLPGQRLTAEGRLAAPRGGDLTAAVLRATGAPEPHGPAPTSQRAAGQLRAGLQRACEPLPDEQGGLLPGLVVGDTSRLPATVEEDFLATGMTHLNAVSGSNVAIVVGAVLLLARWARAGPWLAAGLCAVALVGFVILVRPSPSVVRAATMGTIGLVALATGRPRAALPALAAAVTVLVLVDPELAGDPGFALSVLATGGLLLLAPRWRDGLRRRGVPAGLAEALAVPAAAQLACAPVVAGISGTVSLVAVPANLLAVPAIAPATVLGVLAAAVSPIWPAGAEFAAWLASWPAWWLVTVARYGAQLPAGTLPWPGGIPGALLLAGLTGALLVATRRPLVRRLVAVVAVAVMLGTLPVRLVADGWPPAGWVVAACAVGQGDAIVLPVSTGRAVVVDAGPEPAAVDACLRRLGVREVPLLVISHFHVDHAGGVAGVFRGRRVTAVLAPPWPEPEHGRDLVRGEVAARAVELLTAPPGWRWRAGGVELAALGSAAPLRGTRSDPNNNSIVLRAVVSGVRILLTGDAETEQQQALLAGVPAAELRAEVLKVPHHGSAYQDPAFLDAVRPAVALVPVGAGNTYGHPHPALLARLARGGARVLRTDTDGDVAAVVGRSGLAVVSRGVDPGRQR, via the coding sequence GTGACGGGTGGGGATCGGGCGGCGGGGCCGGACCTGCGGCTGGCCGGGCTGGCCGTGGCGGCCTGGCTCGCCGCGCTGGCCGGGCTGCACCTCACCGCCGTCGGCACGCTGCTGCTCGCGGCGGGGGCGGCCACGCTGGCCGTCCTCGGCGCGCTGCGTCTGCTGGGCGTCCTCGGCCAGCCGACGGTGCGCCTGCGGCGGTACGGCTGGATCGCTGTCGCGGTGCTGATCGGGGTGGTCTGCGGCGCCAGCGCGACCGCCGCCCGGCTGGCCGTCCGGGACGCCGGGCCGGTCCGCGCCCTGGTCGACGAGCGGGCCAGCGTCACCGCCGAGCTGGTCGTGCGCGACGATCCCCGGCCGGTCCGCGGCGGCGCCACCGGCCGGCCGGCGATGTTGCTGGTGGCGGCCGAACTGGTCGGCGTCACCGGCCCGGACGGTCGGCGGGTGGTTGCGCCGGTGCGCGTGTTGGTGCTCACCACCGACCCGGGCTGGCGGGGACTGCTGCCCGGGCAGCGCCTCACCGCCGAGGGGCGGTTGGCGGCCCCGCGTGGGGGTGACCTCACCGCCGCCGTGCTGCGCGCCACCGGTGCGCCCGAGCCGCACGGGCCCGCGCCGACGTCCCAGCGGGCCGCCGGCCAGCTCCGGGCCGGCCTGCAACGCGCCTGCGAGCCGCTGCCGGACGAGCAGGGCGGGCTGCTCCCCGGCCTGGTGGTCGGGGACACCAGCCGGCTGCCGGCCACGGTGGAAGAGGACTTCCTGGCCACCGGCATGACCCACCTGAACGCCGTCTCCGGGTCCAACGTGGCGATCGTCGTCGGCGCGGTGCTGCTGCTGGCCCGCTGGGCGCGGGCCGGCCCGTGGCTGGCGGCGGGGCTGTGCGCCGTGGCGCTGGTGGGCTTCGTCATCCTGGTCCGCCCGTCGCCGAGCGTAGTGCGGGCCGCCACCATGGGCACGATCGGACTGGTCGCGCTGGCCACCGGCCGGCCCCGGGCCGCGCTGCCGGCCCTGGCCGCGGCGGTCACGGTGCTGGTGCTGGTCGACCCGGAGTTGGCCGGCGACCCCGGCTTCGCGCTCTCCGTCCTGGCCACCGGTGGCCTGCTGCTGCTCGCGCCACGGTGGCGGGACGGGCTGCGTCGCCGCGGCGTGCCGGCCGGGCTGGCCGAGGCCCTGGCGGTGCCGGCCGCCGCGCAGCTGGCCTGCGCTCCCGTGGTCGCCGGGATCTCCGGCACGGTCAGCCTGGTCGCGGTGCCGGCCAACCTGCTGGCGGTCCCGGCGATCGCGCCGGCCACCGTGCTGGGCGTGCTCGCCGCGGCGGTGTCGCCGATCTGGCCGGCCGGGGCCGAGTTCGCCGCCTGGCTGGCGAGCTGGCCGGCGTGGTGGCTGGTCACCGTCGCCCGGTACGGGGCGCAACTCCCCGCCGGCACTCTGCCGTGGCCGGGCGGCATACCGGGAGCGCTGCTGCTGGCCGGCCTGACCGGGGCGCTGCTGGTGGCCACCCGACGGCCGCTGGTACGCCGCCTGGTCGCGGTGGTGGCAGTCGCCGTGATGCTCGGCACGCTGCCGGTCCGGCTGGTTGCGGACGGTTGGCCACCGGCGGGCTGGGTGGTGGCCGCCTGCGCCGTCGGCCAGGGCGACGCGATCGTGCTGCCGGTGAGCACCGGGCGGGCCGTGGTGGTCGACGCCGGCCCGGAGCCGGCGGCGGTGGACGCCTGCCTGCGCCGCCTCGGCGTACGGGAGGTGCCGCTACTGGTGATCAGCCACTTCCACGTCGACCACGCCGGTGGTGTCGCCGGGGTGTTCCGGGGACGCCGGGTCACCGCCGTGCTCGCTCCACCGTGGCCGGAGCCGGAACACGGTCGGGACCTGGTCCGGGGCGAGGTGGCGGCGCGGGCCGTCGAGCTGCTGACCGCGCCGCCCGGCTGGCGTTGGCGGGCGGGTGGGGTCGAGTTGGCCGCCCTCGGCTCGGCGGCTCCGTTGCGCGGCACCCGTTCCGACCCGAACAACAACTCGATCGTGCTGCGTGCCGTGGTGTCCGGGGTGCGGATCCTGCTCACCGGCGACGCGGAGACCGAGCAGCAGCAGGCGCTGCTGGCCGGCGTACCGGCGGCTGAGCTGCGGGCGGAGGTGCTGAAGGTGCCGCACCACGGCTCGGCCTATCAGGACCCGGCGTTTCTCGACGCGGTCCGCCCAGCGGTCGCCCTGGTGCCGGTCGGCGCCGGCAACACGTACGGGCACCCGCACCCGGCGCTGCTGGCCCGGCTGGCCCGGGGCGGGGCGCGGGTGCTGCGCACCGACACCGACGGCGACGTGGCGGCAGTGGTCGGCCGGTCCGGCCTGGCCGTGGTCAGCCGGGGCGTCGACCCGGGCCGGCAGCGCTGA
- the lepA gene encoding translation elongation factor 4: protein MPPTLDSGANAPGATDPARIRNFCIIAHIDHGKSTLADRMLQLTGVVDPRQMRAQYLDRMDIERERGITIKSQAVRMPWTIRDGERAGEQAVLNMIDTPGHVDFTYEVSRSLAACEGAILLVDAAQGIEAQTLANLYLALENDLHIIPVLNKIDLPAAQPEKYAEELAHLIGGDPADCIKVSGKTGEGVPHLLDEIVRQFQPPVGDADAPARAMIFDSVYDVYRGVVTYVRVIDGHINARDRIKMMSTGAAHELLEIGVISPEMQKADALGVGEVGYLITGVKDVRQSRVGDTVTINSRPATEALGGYKDPKPMVYSGLYPIDGSDYPNLRDALDKLKLNDAALTYEPETSGALGFGFRCGFLGLLHLEIIRERLEREFNLDLISTAPNVVYRAVQEDGEEVVVTNPSEYPTGKIAEVFEPTVRATVLTPNDYVGAVMELCQGRRGSLLGMDYLSADRVELRYTLPLAEIIFDFFDQLKSRTKGYASLDYEPSGEQSSDLVKVDILLHGEPVDAFSAIVHKDKAYNYGTSIAAKLRNLIPRQQFEVPIQAAIGSRVIARETIRAIRKDVLAKCYGGDISRKRKLLEKQKEGKKRMKMVGRVEVPQEAFIAALSSDSGDGKAPGKK, encoded by the coding sequence GTGCCTCCGACGCTCGATTCCGGCGCGAACGCTCCTGGTGCCACCGACCCGGCGCGCATCAGGAACTTCTGCATCATCGCCCACATCGACCACGGGAAGTCGACCCTGGCCGACCGGATGTTGCAGCTCACCGGCGTGGTCGACCCCCGGCAGATGCGTGCCCAGTACCTCGACCGGATGGACATCGAGCGCGAGCGCGGCATCACCATCAAGAGCCAGGCCGTCCGGATGCCGTGGACCATCCGGGACGGCGAGCGGGCCGGCGAGCAGGCCGTGCTCAACATGATCGACACCCCGGGCCACGTCGACTTCACCTACGAGGTGTCCCGCTCGCTGGCCGCCTGCGAGGGCGCCATCCTGCTGGTCGACGCCGCGCAGGGCATCGAGGCGCAGACGCTGGCCAACCTCTACCTGGCGCTCGAGAACGACCTGCACATCATCCCGGTGCTCAACAAGATCGACCTGCCGGCCGCCCAGCCGGAGAAGTACGCCGAGGAGCTGGCCCACCTGATCGGCGGCGACCCGGCCGACTGCATCAAGGTCTCCGGCAAGACCGGCGAGGGCGTGCCGCACCTGCTCGACGAGATCGTCCGGCAGTTCCAGCCGCCGGTCGGCGACGCCGACGCGCCGGCCCGCGCGATGATCTTCGACTCGGTGTACGACGTCTACCGGGGCGTGGTCACCTACGTCCGGGTGATCGACGGGCACATCAACGCCCGGGACCGGATCAAGATGATGTCCACCGGCGCGGCGCACGAGCTGCTGGAGATCGGGGTCATCTCGCCGGAGATGCAGAAGGCCGACGCGCTCGGCGTCGGCGAGGTGGGCTACCTGATCACCGGGGTGAAGGACGTCCGCCAGTCCCGGGTCGGTGACACCGTCACCATCAACTCCCGGCCGGCCACCGAGGCGCTCGGCGGCTACAAGGACCCGAAGCCGATGGTCTACTCCGGCCTCTACCCGATCGACGGCTCCGACTACCCCAACCTGCGGGACGCGCTCGACAAGCTCAAGCTCAACGACGCCGCGCTCACCTACGAGCCGGAGACCTCCGGGGCGCTCGGCTTCGGCTTCCGCTGCGGCTTCCTCGGCCTGCTGCACCTGGAGATCATCCGGGAGCGGCTGGAGCGCGAGTTCAACCTCGACCTGATCTCCACCGCGCCGAACGTGGTCTACCGGGCCGTCCAGGAGGACGGCGAGGAGGTCGTGGTCACCAACCCGAGCGAGTACCCGACCGGCAAGATCGCCGAGGTGTTCGAGCCCACCGTGCGGGCCACCGTGCTCACTCCGAACGACTACGTCGGCGCCGTGATGGAGCTCTGCCAGGGCCGCCGGGGCAGCCTGCTCGGTATGGACTACCTCTCCGCCGACCGGGTGGAGCTGCGCTACACGCTGCCGCTGGCCGAGATCATCTTCGACTTCTTCGACCAGTTGAAGAGCCGCACCAAGGGGTACGCCTCGCTCGACTACGAGCCCTCCGGCGAGCAGTCCTCCGACCTGGTGAAGGTGGACATCCTGCTGCACGGCGAGCCGGTCGACGCGTTCAGCGCGATCGTGCACAAGGACAAGGCGTACAACTACGGCACCTCGATCGCGGCGAAGCTGCGCAACCTGATCCCGCGCCAGCAGTTCGAGGTGCCGATCCAGGCGGCGATCGGCAGCCGGGTCATCGCCCGGGAGACCATCCGGGCGATCCGCAAGGACGTGCTCGCCAAGTGCTACGGCGGTGACATCAGCCGGAAGCGCAAGCTGCTGGAGAAGCAGAAGGAGGGCAAGAAGCGGATGAAGATGGTGGGCCGCGTGGAGGTCCCCCAGGAAGCCTTCATCGCCGCGCTCTCCTCCGACTCCGGGGACGGCAAGGCTCCCGGCAAGAAGTGA